One genomic window of Streptomonospora nanhaiensis includes the following:
- a CDS encoding SAM-dependent methyltransferase: MSTPFPPADESREAPPSLDLSVPHSARVWNYWLGGKDNYAADRAAGDDVLRRLPDIADGARAERAFLIRVIHHLVREAGIRQFLDIGTGLPTMNNTHEVAQELAPESRVVYVDNDPLVMVHARALLTSSPEGATNYIEADLREPEAILEAARATLDFSRPVGLMLLGVVNHLVDTERSYAVVARLVEELAPGSHLVLTHSTAEIHGEPMLEVMREMNERGGTPIIARSRKEIEGYFAGTELLEPGVVSCSRWRPEPTAVGAPPEVYLFGGVGRVV, encoded by the coding sequence ATGAGCACCCCCTTCCCCCCGGCCGACGAGTCCCGCGAGGCTCCTCCCTCCCTCGACCTGTCGGTGCCGCACTCCGCGCGGGTGTGGAACTACTGGCTGGGCGGCAAGGACAACTACGCCGCCGACCGCGCCGCGGGCGACGACGTGCTGCGCCGCCTGCCCGACATCGCCGACGGCGCCCGCGCCGAGCGCGCGTTCCTCATCCGGGTGATCCACCACCTGGTGCGCGAGGCCGGCATCCGGCAGTTCCTCGACATCGGCACCGGCCTGCCCACCATGAACAACACCCACGAGGTCGCCCAGGAGCTGGCGCCGGAGTCGCGGGTGGTCTACGTCGACAACGACCCGCTGGTGATGGTGCACGCCCGCGCGCTGCTGACCAGCAGCCCCGAGGGCGCCACCAACTACATCGAGGCCGACCTGCGCGAGCCCGAGGCCATCCTGGAGGCGGCCCGCGCCACGCTGGACTTCAGCCGGCCGGTGGGGCTCATGCTGCTGGGCGTGGTCAACCACCTCGTGGACACCGAGCGGTCCTACGCGGTCGTGGCGCGCCTGGTCGAGGAGTTGGCGCCGGGCAGCCACCTGGTGCTGACCCACTCCACCGCCGAGATCCACGGCGAGCCGATGCTGGAGGTCATGCGCGAGATGAACGAGCGCGGCGGCACCCCCATCATCGCCCGCAGCCGCAAGGAGATCGAGGGCTACTTCGCGGGCACCGAACTGCTGGAGCCGGGCGTGGTGTCCTGCTCCCGCTGGCGCCCCGAGCCCACCGCCGTGGGCGCCCCGCCGGAGGTCTACCTCTTCGGGGGAGTCGGGCGCGTCGTCTAG
- a CDS encoding alanine racemase, translated as MFLRMTERRNPALIDAAVALHRSGAIEPDTYVIDRDTVEHNAAALAAAGAEHGVGLWFVAKQYGRNPLVTATVARHLPFAAAIDHREAEAAVAAGARLGNTGHLVQTPRRLLPRVLAHEPAYVTVFDLENLAAVAEAAAALGRRQRVLLRVRGAPETTFPGQDGGFEADGLADAVKRAARLPGVEVAGATGFPCISFDPEAGRPRPTGTLERVRAAAALLRDLGVADPVLSLPSHTSVSTVPCIAALGGAFGEPGHALTGTTPEHAEDPGLAERPAIVYVSEVAQLGSAPSVFGGGFYSRGHEREALIATSGGARRAALRSAPAASIDYYRRFDWLEEGAGAHVGDTAVMAFRTQVFVTRSRVAVVSGIGSGRPVLDGVFDALGGRVA; from the coding sequence ATGTTCCTGCGGATGACCGAGCGCCGCAACCCCGCCCTCATCGACGCCGCCGTGGCGCTGCACCGCTCCGGCGCCATCGAGCCCGACACCTACGTCATCGACCGCGACACGGTCGAGCACAACGCCGCCGCCCTGGCCGCGGCCGGCGCCGAGCACGGCGTGGGCCTGTGGTTCGTCGCCAAGCAGTACGGGCGCAACCCCCTGGTGACCGCCACGGTCGCCCGCCACCTGCCCTTCGCCGCCGCGATCGACCACCGCGAGGCCGAGGCGGCCGTGGCCGCCGGAGCCCGGCTGGGCAACACCGGGCACCTGGTGCAGACGCCGCGCCGGCTGCTGCCCCGGGTCCTGGCGCACGAGCCCGCCTATGTCACCGTCTTCGACCTGGAGAACCTGGCGGCGGTGGCCGAGGCCGCCGCCGCGCTGGGGCGCCGCCAGCGGGTGCTGCTGCGGGTGCGCGGCGCGCCCGAGACCACGTTCCCGGGCCAGGACGGCGGGTTCGAGGCCGACGGCCTGGCCGACGCGGTGAAGCGCGCCGCGCGCCTGCCGGGGGTGGAGGTCGCCGGCGCCACCGGGTTCCCCTGCATCAGCTTCGACCCCGAGGCGGGCCGCCCCCGGCCCACCGGCACCCTGGAGCGGGTGCGCGCGGCCGCGGCCCTGCTGCGCGACCTGGGGGTGGCCGACCCCGTGCTGTCGCTGCCCAGCCACACCAGTGTGAGCACCGTCCCCTGCATCGCCGCCCTGGGCGGCGCGTTCGGCGAGCCCGGGCACGCCCTGACCGGCACCACCCCCGAGCACGCCGAGGACCCCGGCCTGGCCGAGCGGCCCGCGATCGTCTACGTCTCGGAGGTCGCCCAACTGGGGTCGGCGCCCAGCGTGTTCGGCGGCGGGTTCTACAGCCGGGGCCACGAGCGCGAGGCGCTGATCGCGACCTCGGGCGGCGCGCGGCGGGCCGCGCTGCGCTCGGCCCCGGCCGCCAGCATCGACTACTACCGCCGGTTCGACTGGCTGGAGGAGGGCGCGGGCGCGCATGTCGGCGACACCGCCGTCATGGCGTTCCGCACCCAGGTGTTCGTGACGCGCAGCCGGGTGGCCGTGGTCTCGGGCATCGGCTCCGGGCGGCCCGTCCTCGACGGCGTGTTCGACGCGCTGGGCGGGCGGGTCGCGTGA
- a CDS encoding DUF2620 family protein has product MKFIAGGVAKSEVADTLRPLLREGDTVQVGTDMDAAALLRTGAADYYLGTCHTGAGASLGVLVGLLGSDRTHTFGRRVPSAADVQAAVDAGKVAFGFALDQVQDVVPLLWAALDAKRQG; this is encoded by the coding sequence ATGAAGTTCATCGCCGGCGGAGTCGCCAAGTCCGAGGTCGCCGACACACTGCGACCGCTGCTGCGGGAGGGCGACACCGTCCAGGTGGGCACCGACATGGACGCCGCCGCCCTGCTGCGCACCGGCGCCGCGGACTACTACCTGGGCACCTGCCACACCGGCGCCGGCGCCAGCCTGGGCGTGCTCGTGGGCCTGCTGGGCTCGGACCGGACGCACACCTTCGGCCGCCGCGTGCCCTCCGCCGCCGACGTCCAGGCGGCGGTGGACGCGGGCAAGGTCGCCTTCGGGTTCGCCCTGGACCAGGTACAGGACGTGGTGCCGCTGCTGTGGGCCGCCCTCGACGCGAAGCGCCAGGGCTGA
- a CDS encoding YhfT family protein: MDLATTTAASAGVSFEPWQAGLVIVLCAFAALIANAALAVFNDGARPFMLDYIQGRSTRPATATIVFGLSAGFIFGLGAPMALSTGVLNPWLVFLPVEILGLLAPWRWLAAGAGALWGAVCVFGLNAANRVATGLPVDFISALQEISTPILWLFAIFPVLAITRQFGRTKGLVALVAEAAVIVASMRLWPDLFPGSAAMALGVILLLVFAVLRDRAAKRAETAELAAKTEEERRAHEERQAATAAASDQLFGPSADRLRRNAPWLAVLGGLVAALAASGVFGGGEATSFLVADGSYTEAAQVDFLRAFGFVPLIATTALASGAYAMAGFTFVYPVGYLVHVFVDSWPLAMGAAFVLGAVVMAAEVYLLSALGRWLQRRPSIRDAADHIRAAITESLSLAILVGSLMAGLAMGEGLGIALVGGLYLFNESLGRPVVRMAAGPTAVIAAGIVLNLLHLVGLFTPAS, from the coding sequence ATGGACCTCGCGACCACCACCGCCGCCTCCGCCGGCGTCTCCTTCGAGCCCTGGCAGGCCGGCCTCGTCATCGTGCTGTGCGCCTTCGCGGCGCTCATCGCCAACGCGGCGCTGGCCGTCTTCAACGACGGCGCGCGCCCCTTCATGCTCGACTACATCCAGGGCCGCTCCACCCGCCCGGCCACGGCCACCATCGTCTTCGGGCTCTCCGCCGGGTTCATCTTCGGACTGGGCGCGCCCATGGCGCTGTCCACCGGCGTCCTCAACCCGTGGCTGGTCTTCCTGCCCGTGGAGATCCTGGGCCTGCTGGCGCCGTGGCGGTGGCTGGCCGCCGGCGCGGGCGCGCTGTGGGGCGCGGTCTGCGTGTTCGGGCTCAACGCCGCCAACCGGGTGGCCACCGGGCTGCCGGTCGACTTCATCAGCGCCCTGCAGGAGATCTCGACGCCGATCCTGTGGCTGTTCGCGATCTTCCCGGTGCTGGCGATCACCCGGCAGTTCGGCCGCACCAAAGGCCTGGTCGCGCTCGTCGCCGAGGCCGCGGTCATCGTGGCGTCGATGCGGCTGTGGCCCGACCTCTTCCCCGGGTCGGCCGCCATGGCGCTGGGCGTGATCCTGCTGCTGGTCTTCGCGGTGCTGCGCGACCGGGCCGCCAAGCGGGCCGAGACCGCCGAACTCGCCGCCAAGACCGAGGAGGAGCGCCGGGCCCACGAGGAGCGGCAGGCCGCCACCGCCGCGGCCTCCGACCAGCTGTTCGGGCCCAGCGCCGACCGGCTGCGCCGCAACGCGCCCTGGCTGGCGGTGCTGGGCGGCCTGGTCGCCGCGCTCGCCGCGAGCGGCGTGTTCGGCGGCGGCGAGGCCACCAGCTTCCTGGTGGCCGACGGCTCCTACACCGAGGCCGCCCAGGTCGACTTCCTGCGGGCGTTCGGGTTCGTGCCGCTGATCGCCACCACCGCGCTGGCCTCGGGCGCCTACGCCATGGCCGGGTTCACGTTCGTCTACCCGGTGGGCTACCTGGTGCACGTGTTCGTCGACTCCTGGCCGCTGGCCATGGGCGCGGCGTTCGTGCTGGGCGCGGTCGTCATGGCGGCCGAGGTCTACCTGCTCAGCGCGCTGGGCCGGTGGCTGCAGCGGCGCCCCAGCATCCGCGACGCCGCCGACCACATCCGCGCCGCCATCACCGAGTCGCTGTCGCTGGCGATCCTGGTGGGCTCGCTCATGGCCGGCCTGGCGATGGGCGAGGGCCTGGGCATCGCCCTGGTCGGCGGGCTCTACCTGTTCAACGAGTCGCTGGGGCGGCCGGTCGTGCGCATGGCCGCCGGCCCGACGGCCGTCATCGCCGCCGGGATCGTGCTCAACCTGCTCCACCTCGTCGGCCTGTTCACCCCCGCCTCATGA
- a CDS encoding transcriptional antiterminator — protein sequence MDPALLQRLDLVRGLPGTPPGVVDFVAAELSRLEDAHHVTEETAGTLTAHLVAALTRALGGEPDVDPPSEAVYREVTEAVPGAPAAAAGLADRAEAALGVRLSEAERRYLSLHLGTLALTSPKEKP from the coding sequence ATGGACCCGGCCCTTCTCCAGCGGCTCGACCTCGTCCGCGGCCTGCCCGGCACACCGCCGGGCGTGGTGGACTTCGTCGCCGCCGAACTGTCCCGCCTGGAGGACGCCCACCACGTCACCGAGGAGACGGCGGGCACCCTGACCGCCCACCTGGTGGCCGCCCTCACCCGGGCGCTCGGCGGCGAACCTGACGTGGACCCGCCGTCCGAGGCGGTCTACCGGGAGGTCACCGAGGCCGTGCCCGGCGCCCCCGCCGCGGCCGCCGGGCTGGCCGACCGCGCCGAGGCGGCCCTCGGCGTGCGGCTGTCCGAGGCCGAACGGCGCTACCTCAGCCTCCACCTGGGCACGCTCGCCCTCACCTCGCCAAAGGAGAAGCCATGA
- a CDS encoding tartrate dehydrogenase, with amino-acid sequence MTQSRRFRIAAIPGDGVGAEVVAAGRQVLDALAADSGGALEFAWTEFPWGCDHYARTGAMMDDDGLERVRGFDALYFGAVGWPTVPDHVSLWGLRLRLCQNLDQWANVRPVHFLPGVAGPLRAADTEDLDWVVVRENSEGEYGGFGGRNFSGRGPGAEVAVQSAVFTEAGCERIMRFAFDLARTRARRKVSSVTKSNAQQYGMVLWDEVFARVAADYPDVETESVLVDAMAAKFVLRPQDLSVVVASNLHADILSDLGSALAGSLGLAASANLNPERRFPGMFEPVHGSAPDIAGQGVCNPVGAIGSAALMLRHLGLPAEADRVERAVRAACAQGVLTRDVGGTATTKDVTAAVVDHLGD; translated from the coding sequence ATGACCCAGTCCCGCCGCTTCCGTATCGCCGCGATCCCCGGCGACGGGGTGGGCGCCGAGGTGGTCGCCGCCGGGCGCCAGGTCCTCGACGCCCTCGCCGCCGACTCCGGCGGCGCCCTGGAGTTCGCCTGGACGGAGTTCCCCTGGGGCTGCGACCACTACGCCCGTACCGGCGCCATGATGGACGACGACGGCCTGGAGCGGGTCCGCGGCTTCGACGCCCTCTACTTCGGCGCCGTGGGCTGGCCCACGGTCCCCGACCACGTCAGCCTGTGGGGCCTGCGGCTGCGGCTGTGCCAGAACCTCGACCAGTGGGCCAACGTCCGCCCCGTCCACTTCCTGCCCGGCGTCGCCGGCCCGCTGCGCGCCGCCGACACCGAAGACCTTGACTGGGTGGTGGTCCGCGAGAACTCCGAGGGCGAGTACGGCGGTTTCGGCGGCCGCAACTTCTCCGGCCGCGGGCCGGGCGCCGAGGTGGCGGTGCAGTCGGCGGTGTTCACCGAGGCCGGCTGCGAGCGGATCATGCGCTTCGCCTTCGACCTGGCGCGCACCCGCGCCCGCCGCAAGGTCTCCAGCGTCACCAAGAGCAACGCCCAGCAGTACGGCATGGTGCTGTGGGACGAGGTGTTCGCCCGGGTGGCCGCCGACTACCCCGACGTGGAGACCGAGAGCGTGCTGGTCGACGCCATGGCCGCCAAGTTCGTGCTGCGGCCCCAGGACCTGTCGGTGGTGGTGGCCTCCAACCTGCACGCCGACATCCTCTCCGACCTGGGCAGCGCCCTGGCCGGCAGCCTCGGCCTGGCCGCCAGCGCCAACCTCAACCCCGAGCGGCGCTTCCCCGGCATGTTCGAGCCGGTCCACGGCTCGGCCCCCGACATCGCCGGGCAGGGCGTGTGCAACCCCGTGGGCGCCATCGGCAGCGCCGCCCTCATGCTGCGCCACCTGGGCCTGCCCGCCGAGGCCGACCGGGTCGAGCGCGCCGTCCGGGCCGCCTGCGCCCAGGGGGTGCTCACCCGCGACGTCGGCGGCACGGCCACCACCAAGGACGTCACCGCCGCCGTGGTCGACCACCTGGGCGACTGA
- the yhfZ gene encoding GntR family transcriptional regulator YhfZ codes for MSRMQVLMSKAGAVAHSMAAELTSASVGDRMPTAQELSERHGVGKGTVQAALALLEEAGAVEIRSRGKLGTFIAAIDHRLVWELAGSGSIPIAMPLPYTRRYEGLATGLHAAFEQLGLPCTLMFVRGSANRARAVRQGRADFAVMSGFAARADPELEIVRDFGPQTYVGAHGLVVAQGRDPDDPDLRLAVDPSSADQRELTALRFPGLPPERRVEVSYNQLGRHFADGLVDATVWNVDEVDAHIAAPITVHPLDGVDDTATTSAVVVARRGADPAPVAVREALAADVVMAAAAEVVAGTRIPTY; via the coding sequence ATGTCCCGTATGCAGGTGCTGATGTCCAAGGCCGGCGCGGTGGCCCACAGCATGGCCGCCGAGCTGACGTCGGCCTCCGTGGGCGACCGCATGCCCACGGCCCAGGAGCTGAGCGAGCGCCACGGCGTGGGCAAGGGCACCGTCCAGGCGGCTCTGGCGCTGCTGGAGGAGGCCGGCGCCGTCGAGATCCGCTCGCGCGGCAAGCTGGGCACCTTCATCGCGGCCATCGACCACCGGCTGGTCTGGGAGCTGGCCGGCAGCGGGTCCATCCCCATCGCCATGCCGCTGCCCTACACCCGCCGCTACGAGGGCCTGGCCACCGGCCTGCACGCCGCCTTCGAGCAGCTGGGCCTGCCCTGCACGCTGATGTTCGTGCGCGGCTCGGCCAACCGGGCGCGGGCCGTCCGCCAGGGACGCGCCGACTTCGCGGTGATGTCGGGCTTCGCCGCCCGCGCCGACCCCGAACTGGAGATCGTGCGCGACTTCGGCCCCCAGACCTACGTGGGCGCCCACGGCCTGGTGGTGGCCCAGGGCCGCGACCCCGACGACCCCGACCTGCGCCTGGCCGTGGACCCCTCCTCGGCCGACCAGCGCGAGCTGACCGCCCTGCGGTTCCCCGGCCTGCCCCCCGAGCGCCGGGTGGAGGTCTCCTACAACCAGCTCGGCCGCCACTTCGCCGACGGCCTGGTGGACGCCACCGTGTGGAACGTCGACGAGGTCGACGCCCACATCGCCGCGCCCATCACCGTCCACCCGCTGGACGGCGTGGACGACACGGCCACCACCTCCGCCGTCGTCGTGGCGCGCCGCGGCGCCGACCCCGCGCCCGTCGCCGTGCGGGAGGCGCTGGCCGCCGACGTCGTCATGGCCGCCGCCGCCGAGGTCGTGGCGGGCACGCGGATCCCCACCTACTAG
- a CDS encoding phosphopentomutase, with product MPPDPARRSATLLVLDGLGVGALPDAADLRPADADADTLGAVARWSLARRGRPLAVPHLAGLGLAAVRPDLAGALAPPVPLLRAAGARSALGYPGADSFAGHQTLMGADMSHVVLRRLAESAEEVTAALKAAGHRVEPLEGGPVLVVDGTALVHDNLEADPGLNWNVSGRLADAAFEEIVAIARTVRAVAPVARVIAVGGHSDGPLAGAVRAGADGTVGLDTPASGFYRNGGLRVLHLGAEVDHRRQLHGAAAARGRPVALVGKAADLLRTDEPVERRPEVETERILGSVRELAGRGLVVANVQRTDLAGHSRDPEAFADQLELVDAALPGIAARLGGGDLLVVTGDHGNDPARGHPFHTREWVPVLAAAGGVPGAVRGADLATLADVGASAGRWLGLAEGATACGTAADLLAAAPAAR from the coding sequence TTGCCCCCGGACCCGGCGCGCCGCTCGGCCACCCTGCTGGTCCTGGACGGCCTGGGCGTGGGCGCGCTGCCCGACGCCGCCGACCTGCGGCCCGCCGACGCCGACGCCGACACCCTCGGCGCGGTGGCGCGCTGGTCGCTGGCGCGGCGGGGCCGCCCGCTGGCCGTCCCCCACCTGGCCGGCCTGGGCCTGGCGGCCGTGCGCCCCGACCTGGCCGGCGCGCTGGCGCCGCCCGTCCCGCTGCTGCGCGCGGCCGGCGCCCGCTCCGCGCTGGGCTACCCCGGCGCGGACTCCTTCGCCGGGCACCAGACCCTCATGGGCGCCGACATGTCGCACGTGGTGCTGCGCCGGCTGGCCGAGTCCGCCGAGGAGGTCACCGCCGCGCTGAAGGCGGCCGGGCACCGGGTGGAGCCGCTGGAGGGCGGCCCGGTGCTGGTGGTGGACGGCACGGCGCTGGTGCACGACAACCTGGAGGCCGACCCCGGGCTGAACTGGAACGTCTCGGGCCGGCTGGCCGACGCGGCGTTCGAGGAGATCGTGGCGATCGCGCGCACCGTGCGCGCGGTGGCCCCGGTGGCGCGGGTCATCGCCGTGGGCGGGCACTCCGACGGCCCCCTCGCCGGCGCGGTGCGCGCCGGCGCCGACGGCACGGTCGGACTGGACACCCCGGCCAGTGGGTTCTACCGCAACGGCGGGCTGCGGGTGCTGCACCTGGGCGCCGAGGTCGACCACCGCCGCCAGCTGCACGGCGCCGCCGCGGCCCGCGGCCGGCCGGTGGCGCTCGTGGGCAAGGCCGCCGACCTGCTGCGCACCGACGAGCCGGTCGAGCGCCGCCCCGAGGTCGAGACCGAGCGGATCCTGGGCTCGGTGCGCGAACTGGCGGGCCGGGGCCTGGTGGTGGCCAACGTGCAGCGCACCGACCTGGCCGGGCACTCCCGCGACCCCGAGGCGTTCGCCGACCAGCTCGAACTGGTCGACGCCGCGCTGCCGGGAATAGCGGCGCGGCTGGGCGGCGGCGACCTGCTGGTGGTCACCGGCGACCACGGCAACGACCCCGCGCGGGGCCACCCCTTCCACACCCGCGAGTGGGTGCCGGTGCTGGCCGCCGCGGGCGGAGTGCCCGGGGCGGTGCGCGGCGCCGACCTGGCCACGCTCGCCGACGTGGGCGCCTCGGCCGGCCGGTGGCTGGGGCTGGCCGAGGGCGCGACCGCGTGCGGGACGGCCGCCGACCTGCTCGCGGCCGCGCCCGCCGCGCGCTGA
- a CDS encoding aminotransferase class V-fold PLP-dependent enzyme, with the protein MTAREGGRPELPATAPLPIATAADAERAQQRLVAAVAAHLPGAEQFRADAGVVPGTGRPDTTRRVEAALAEAFGAADACLVQGAGTGAIRAALSAGPWAEGTRRIIAHDAPDYSTTATTLRDGAAEVVRVDYEDPAALARALAEDPARWVYVQHTRQRLADRHSPAEVIAAARAAGRGVVVDDNYAVYRTPRTGVELGADVSAFSLFKLHGPEGVGVVLGDAEVVARARAANYSGGGQVQGHQALAALQALVMVPLNWAAQARAAVELRDLLAAGEVPGVVDARLANAQDLCVVALLERPVAEHVPAWAARHGAIPYPVGSNSRFEITPLVYRLSSAALAARPDLRPWAVRVNPMRAGAGLTAAILRAALAEGAA; encoded by the coding sequence ATGACCGCCAGGGAGGGCGGGCGGCCCGAACTGCCCGCCACCGCGCCCCTGCCCATCGCCACCGCGGCCGACGCCGAGCGCGCCCAGCAGCGCCTCGTCGCGGCCGTGGCGGCGCACCTGCCCGGCGCCGAGCAGTTCCGCGCCGACGCCGGGGTGGTGCCCGGCACCGGCCGCCCCGACACCACCCGCCGGGTCGAGGCGGCGCTGGCCGAGGCCTTCGGCGCCGCCGACGCGTGCCTGGTGCAGGGCGCCGGCACCGGCGCCATCCGCGCCGCGCTGTCGGCGGGGCCCTGGGCCGAGGGCACCCGCCGGATCATCGCCCACGACGCCCCCGACTACTCCACGACCGCCACCACCCTGCGCGACGGCGCGGCCGAGGTGGTGCGCGTGGACTACGAGGACCCCGCCGCCCTGGCGCGGGCGCTGGCCGAGGACCCCGCCCGCTGGGTCTACGTCCAGCACACCCGCCAGCGGCTGGCCGACCGGCACAGCCCGGCCGAGGTCATCGCCGCGGCGCGCGCCGCCGGCCGCGGGGTGGTCGTGGACGACAACTACGCGGTGTACCGCACGCCCCGCACCGGGGTGGAGTTGGGCGCCGACGTGTCGGCGTTCTCGCTGTTCAAGCTGCACGGCCCCGAGGGCGTGGGCGTGGTGCTGGGCGACGCCGAGGTGGTGGCCCGCGCCCGCGCCGCCAACTACTCCGGCGGCGGCCAGGTGCAGGGCCACCAGGCGCTGGCGGCACTCCAGGCGCTGGTCATGGTGCCGCTGAACTGGGCCGCGCAGGCCCGTGCGGCCGTGGAGCTGCGCGACCTGCTGGCGGCGGGCGAGGTGCCCGGCGTGGTCGACGCCCGCCTGGCCAACGCCCAGGACCTGTGCGTGGTGGCGCTGCTGGAGCGCCCGGTCGCCGAGCACGTGCCCGCCTGGGCGGCCCGCCACGGCGCGATCCCCTACCCGGTGGGCTCCAACTCCCGGTTCGAGATCACCCCCCTGGTCTACCGGCTGTCCTCGGCGGCGCTGGCCGCCCGGCCCGACCTGCGCCCGTGGGCGGTGCGCGTCAACCCCATGCGGGCCGGTGCCGGGCTGACCGCCGCGATCCTGCGCGCGGCGCTGGCCGAAGGGGCCGCCTGA
- a CDS encoding LysR family transcriptional regulator, with amino-acid sequence MDARQLGYFLAIVDHGGFGRAAEHLHIAQPSLSQTIAGLERELGVDLFHRVGRGAVLTDTGARIVEPARQVLRDLETVRETARSARGLRRGRVSLVTMPSPGIEPLTTLMTRFAAAHPLMTVSAESAFTPEEVVQAVRTGAAEVGLLGAAEHPRIADMRVLPVADQPLVLLSPPGDGPPPPAVVGRADLDGLRLVVSQPGSLMRRLVDDILAGGVEAHIAAEVGHRTSILPLVLSGLGHAVVPESWRPIAERLGARVRRIEPVSLLRVIVVCRAARLTPAAQAFLETVEDYVAEGARGRDS; translated from the coding sequence GTGGACGCTCGCCAGCTGGGCTACTTCCTGGCCATCGTGGACCACGGCGGGTTCGGGCGGGCGGCCGAGCACCTGCACATCGCCCAGCCGTCGCTGTCGCAGACCATCGCGGGGCTGGAGCGCGAGCTGGGCGTGGACCTGTTCCACCGGGTGGGGCGCGGCGCGGTGCTCACCGACACCGGCGCCCGGATCGTCGAGCCCGCCCGCCAGGTGCTGCGCGACCTGGAGACCGTGCGCGAGACCGCCCGCTCCGCCCGGGGCCTGCGGCGCGGCCGCGTGTCGCTGGTCACCATGCCCTCGCCCGGCATCGAGCCGCTGACCACTTTGATGACCCGCTTCGCCGCGGCCCACCCGCTGATGACCGTCAGCGCCGAGAGCGCCTTCACCCCCGAGGAGGTCGTGCAGGCGGTGCGCACCGGCGCGGCCGAGGTCGGCCTGCTCGGGGCGGCCGAACACCCCCGGATCGCCGACATGCGGGTGCTGCCCGTGGCCGACCAGCCGCTGGTCCTGCTCTCCCCGCCGGGCGACGGCCCGCCGCCGCCCGCCGTGGTGGGCCGCGCCGACCTGGACGGGCTGCGGCTCGTGGTCTCCCAGCCCGGCAGCCTCATGCGCCGGCTGGTCGACGACATCCTGGCCGGCGGGGTGGAGGCCCACATCGCCGCCGAGGTCGGCCACCGCACCTCGATCCTGCCGCTGGTGCTCTCGGGGCTGGGCCACGCGGTGGTGCCCGAGTCCTGGCGGCCCATCGCCGAGCGGCTGGGGGCGCGGGTGCGGCGCATCGAGCCGGTGTCGCTGCTGCGGGTGATCGTGGTCTGCCGCGCGGCCCGGCTCACCCCGGCGGCGCAGGCGTTCCTGGAGACGGTCGAGGACTACGTCGCCGAGGGCGCCCGCGGCCGCGATTCATAG
- a CDS encoding phosphotriesterase family protein yields MMIRTVTGQRTAPAGVAGAVLAHEHLRIDLTTPADPAAAVTDDAAVVAELRAARAKHGLGLVVDLTCRGMGRDVRAVRSISERSGVPVVVATGWYYERFHPGGEPGGSVERAADLLVAEIEEGVAGTGIRPGVIGEVGSHGPAATPAERTGLLAAGRAAAATGLPVATHAHLGQGALEQLDLLTGAGVPPHRVSIGHQDLAEDPGQHRAIAEAGAYVAFDTVGKASYRSDEHRLALLLDLLEAGHARRVLLSNDISRDAYLASRGGQGFGHVLGPFRRALAERGVDEPTLDLLYRANALRWLTGTEES; encoded by the coding sequence ATGATGATCCGCACCGTCACCGGGCAGCGGACGGCGCCGGCCGGGGTCGCCGGCGCCGTCCTGGCCCACGAGCACCTGCGGATCGACCTGACCACGCCCGCCGACCCGGCGGCGGCCGTCACCGACGACGCCGCCGTGGTCGCCGAACTGCGCGCGGCCCGCGCCAAGCACGGCCTGGGCCTGGTCGTGGACCTCACCTGCCGGGGCATGGGCCGCGACGTGCGCGCCGTCCGGTCGATCTCCGAGCGCTCCGGGGTGCCCGTGGTCGTGGCGACCGGGTGGTACTACGAGCGGTTCCACCCCGGCGGCGAGCCCGGCGGCTCGGTGGAGCGCGCCGCCGACCTGCTCGTAGCCGAGATCGAGGAGGGCGTGGCCGGCACCGGGATCCGGCCGGGGGTGATCGGCGAGGTCGGCAGCCACGGCCCCGCCGCCACCCCGGCCGAGCGCACCGGGCTGCTGGCCGCCGGGCGCGCCGCCGCGGCCACCGGCCTGCCGGTGGCCACCCACGCCCACCTGGGGCAGGGCGCCCTGGAGCAACTGGACCTGCTCACCGGCGCCGGCGTGCCCCCGCACCGGGTCTCCATCGGCCACCAGGACCTCGCCGAGGACCCCGGCCAGCACCGCGCCATCGCCGAGGCCGGGGCCTACGTCGCCTTCGACACCGTCGGCAAGGCGTCCTACCGCTCCGACGAGCACCGGCTGGCGCTGCTGCTGGACCTGCTGGAGGCCGGGCACGCGCGCCGCGTCCTGCTCAGCAACGACATCTCCCGCGACGCCTACCTGGCCTCGCGCGGCGGCCAGGGGTTCGGCCACGTGCTGGGCCCCTTCCGCCGCGCCCTGGCCGAGCGCGGCGTCGACGAGCCCACACTCGACCTGCTCTACCGGGCCAACGCACTGCGGTGGCTGACCGGAACGGAGGAGTCATGA